In the Vulpes vulpes isolate BD-2025 chromosome 12, VulVul3, whole genome shotgun sequence genome, CGCTCCAGAAGGACAAGAACAACCTcatctctctttgtatctctagtGCCCAAAGATCTTCCATGACTATCTCTggatttataagaaatacttgGAATGATTGCCATGGTACAATTTAGTAGGGAATTTAGACACATGTCAAGGGTCTCCTTATAAGCCTTCATGACGAAACTAtgcttttagtttcttctttcatGTCCTTCTGCTACCTCCTAATCTGTTACTTTACACTTGAAGCATTGTAGGTCATTTTTAAGTCTGACTCAATCATTAACTCAAATTTTGCCTTTGAAGTCTATTAATGTAGCTTTAACTTGTCCAATTGCAAAATTTATTAATTGGTCCTTCCATATtgttaatttcttatattttcataagttaaaatattttctggggttttatctttttattttgttttctcttttaacttgTTTTCTCCGCACCCATTAGTTTTGTTGGACATTCTTATAACCCTCATGAACCAGAGTCTTGTTGTACAGATGGCTGTTTAGGAGTTTTCAGATGAATTCAttcaatattttctctaagtACCTGCAATGTGCTGCTATATGTAATGCAGAGACCACTGTTTGGTCCCTTACAATCTTAGGGAAAATTCGACCTGGGCATCATGAGGGAGTTTCATTGGATTTTGTGTTTATGGATAGTGGTCAATTATGGTCTAATTTcctggaatccttttttttttttttttttttaaagattttacttatttatttaccagagacagagagagcaccagcagtgggaagtggcagagggagaagcagactcccccactgagcagggagcccaatgcagggctccatcccaggaccctgggatcatgacctgagctgaaggcagatgcttaactgagcaaTCCAGATGCCCCCAATTTCCTGGAATTCTTAAAGAGCTACCACTTAGAAAAGTATTAGGTCCAAGTGATTATACAGCTGACTTCTATCTACTTTCTAAAGCACAAATACTTTTATACAATCAAgtatttaaagcataaaaaagacAATGTGTTGGTTTCACAGTATGTTCAAAAATGTGCTATCCTTTCCTTGAAAGGTGGAGCCTAGTTGCCCTTCTGGGTATACGCCATTTTTTAAGTGACTTGTTTCTAATTAATAGAAAGTGGCAGAAGTGACAGCGTGTGACATTTGGAACTAGGTCGTAGAGACTCTGTGACaaattcctcctcccttctctctatGATTTGTCTTTGTGGAAGAGAGCCAGTTAGCAGTCCTGACAGGTCTATGTGGCTAGAGTCGGAGGTCCACCTGCTGAGAGCCCACAGGAACTTGGGTGGCATGGGAGTGAGCCACCTTGGAAGGGAACCCACAGTTAAGCTTCAGGTGACTGCTGTGCGTGTTTGCATCTTGACTTCAGCCTCATGAGAGATCCTGGCCAGAACTTCCCAGGAAATCACTTCTAGGTTCCTgatccctccccgccccccgcaaaaaatagataataaatgttcattgatttAAGCTGTTGaattttggggtagtttgttacCTAGCAGCAGATAATGGAGGAGAGGCTCACAATTAAGCGTTCAAAGTTACCATAGTCTTATTGACCAAATCTGATACAGGTTAACCAACAAGGGAAAATCACAGAATGACTTTATGTGTGTAGGGAGGAGGAAAAATCCCCCGGAAATCTAAAATGTGCGCAGCCAGTATTTAAGATACTAATAGAAAATGACCAAAGAAGATTTGGCCTTGGAATACAAGTATAGGGTAGCATTAGGGAATCTACTCGTAATTTATTGTAGCAGGCTTGATGTGGGAAAGCCCTTGATTTCATCAAATACCGAAAATTCACACATCATTCgtgataaaacctttaaaaatatatttagaaggaAACTAACCAACACACACAGATTATATACATATCCATGCATGCAAGCAAACAGGTATTTAACAAGTCAGGAACTACAAAAGCCACTttagtgaaaaggaagaaaatgacgGTGATGCCTTAACATGGCATATAGCGTGTGACATTAACTAACACAAAACCATGATAAAGATAGTTACAGAAATAGTTATTGGAAAAAATATCAAAGTTTCTGGTCTGCTAATGATAGTACTATATGTAACGAACTCAGGACAGTCCATTAAATCATTAAACATTGATTAGGTTTTGCAAAATTTGGTAATCAGATAGATATCAAGTGCATGTAAATAATCTATTTGTCAATTATCTTCCCACCCTCAGAAATCTATAACAGTGCTTCAGTCTATTGCCATCTAGCAGAACAGATTAGAAAACTAGCTTTACGTTTGTTTGGAGAATTTATGGGGTTTGGTTCACAGTGTGACAGAGTGACCCCCGTTTTGGTGTATGAGTTTCAccctattttattgattttgagttaCATGAGTAATCCATTAACTCTGAAAAATTCTCAGCCATGATCATTGGAAGCTCACACCAGCATCAATCTCTCTGGTTGTCCTTGTGGTGCCATGATTAGACACATGGCAGACAATTTTACTACTAATTCCAGATCTCTTAAACTCACTTTTACATTTCTCTCCCCGCATTTTGGATAAATAAGGTCTGCTTACAGAACTCATTAAAATTCTTCATCTGGagcctattgattttttttggccCATTTAGCAagcctttaattttaattttcatatgattaatgtatatatataacgtGTATATCCACAACTTCATTTCTGGAAGTCGTATTTGGTTCTTTCGActgtttttggaaaattctttgtaTTCTTAATCCCTCAgcatatttcacttagtgttttcctttacctttttaaagatattcaagTTAGCAACTTGAAGTTTgtatctgttcattttctttttactccttTTGTTTCCACTGTGCCTGTGCGCTTCTCTTCTTCTTGGTTACATTGTCTTGTTGAATTCTGTGTTGATTTTGGTTGTGAAGctgctctttcattttctttgctatcTTATGTGTGGAGGATTTGCTGAGACCAAAAATGAAGCTTATTCCTTCAGAGAGGATTTGTATTTGCCTTGAGCAGGTGCTCAGGGGTACAAAGCCAGCTTGGGAGATCTCGGAGTTAATCCTCAGCCCGGGTGTTCCGAATCCCTGTGATGTCAGTGCCAGAAGCAAGTGAGTGGTGGTCGGAATTGTGGGTGGCACAATCTACCTTGCTCAGCACGGAGGGTGAGCACACACTGTTGCCATCTTCTGGGCGAGTGGGTGTGTGGGGGTGCCCATGTGCTGTCTGGTCCTGTGCTCATTTCTAGTTCATCCTTCTACCGTGAGGATGGAACCGGTGAGTGTGTCAGCTACACCCGGAAAGATAATCTCATCCGTTTTCTTGGGGGAACTCTCAACTGTTGACTGCTTACCCCCTGGCCAGTtcctcccagctccccagctttttcccccagatttctTTTCCCCACAATAATCCATTCCCAGCAGCAGCAGAAACCCTTTATGCCATCTGACCTTGTGCAGCAGAAGCCACATCCTCCCGGGAAgggctttctttccctttctaccTCCTCTCAGTCCTTGCCTCTCAGGGACACGGGGCAAGGGGCCAGGGGAGGAAAGGGGGCCTCAGTCCTGGGGTAACTATTGCCTATCCAGTCAGACACTTTATGGGATTGAGTAGCGGGCTTCTCTCTTGTGACCCTAGGGTCTTCCCAGCTAAGGCTGCTGGAAGAAGACCGGCAATGAAATAGTACTTTGTAGGAGAGAAGCTATAGTAGCCGACAGGATTTGAAAGCCCTTCAAAGTCAGGACAGGTTCCCTTTCCTGTCTGTCTGCGCCTTTAGGATACAGCACAGACTCCTCCTCTCTGATCCCCACCCTACCTCCCCCACCAGCAGAAATGGGCGCTATTGCAAAGCTAGCAAGCCAGAAAGAAAAGCCTGTGTAAGATTTCCATGAAAACTCATGTTGTcttacgcttttttttttttcattattgcatATCTATatgctgaaaaggaaaagaaaagctctgAGCAAAACCAAGTTTTTACAGCATGCTTTGTGCTCTGGGGAAACAGTTCTTACCCAAGTCCTTGAATGTCGCGATGAATTTGGAGCCTGCGCACAGGAAGGAGAGCTGTACACTTGAAAtggcattttcatttaaaattgagGTTTAGTGTTGTGAAACTAAGGAATAATGGTTGTACAGAACCGGTTTTGGGCATAGCGAGCACTCAATTTATGATGGGTATGGTTATCGACCGGGAAATGTGGCATCCTTGCTACGCAATCCTAAGAGAAAATTATAGAGTCGTAGCTATGTATCGATCTTAGAGTAAACTTGACTAGGATGCATTTGAGAATAGTTTTTAGAAAGCATTATAGCTCATTTGTTGAAAGCATGCGTGGCTCTGAAAAGAGCCTTTGGGTTTGGGGAAGGAGACGCTTACTTGGCACGTTTACTTGGAGCTGGTGTACTTGGTGACGGCCTTGGTGCCCTCGGACACGGCGTGCTTGGCCAGCTCCCCGGGCAGCAGCAGGCGCACGGCCGTCTGGATCTCCCTGGACGTGATGGTCGAGCGCTTGTTGTAATGCGCCAGGCGCGACGCCTCGCCCGCGATGCGCTCGAAGATGTCGTTGACGAACGAGTTCATGATGCCCATGGCCTTGGACGAGATGCCCGTGTCGGGGTGCACCTGCTTCAGCACCTTGTACACGTACACCGAGTAGCTCTCCTTGCGGCTGCGCTTGCGCTTCTTGCCGTCCTTCTTCTGCGCCTTGGTCACCGCCTTCTTGGAGCCCTTCTTCGGGGCCGGCGCGGACTTGGTGGGTTCTGGCATAGTGACCTTAACTACCACACGTTCGATAAAGCTGGAGGAAAAATATCAGCCACCGTAAGACCCCGTTTATTTATAGAGGAGGCATTCGAATGAGTTTAGTAAGATCATTTACGATTGGATTAATTTTACTGTGTCGTCACAAATACGAAAGTAAAAGGTACTTGCAATTCTAGCGTTTCATTGGCTGCCTCGTTACTGTGCTTCGACCCAATCAGAAGGTCTAGACTTGGCTACCAAAGGTTACTATATATAATCTTCTTCAACGCCAGTATGTATTTTAACTTTGAGGTAGTGTAACGGAGATTTGTGTGTGGACAGTTTTTGTTGGTTAGAACAACTTCCTGCACTAGGTTGGGTGTTGCCCAGCGGAAGCCTGGTGGCCACTGGTGGCCAAACTGACGTCCTAGGTATTGGAGCTGGTGGGTAAGTGCTTGTTGAGGAAATGGCGCAATTCCATGATTAAGATAATGGAAAGACCATCGGAATACTTCATAGTTTTCTACCAATACAGTATAAAGATCCACGGTGACCGGAGTACTTTCTATTACGTGGCAAATCGGTTTCAAAGTTCgttttgcaaataacttctcccctATGTATATTACCCCTATTGCGCCTTGTGGACTACGGGCCAATTTAGGTTGAACCAGCGCACTTACCAGACTAGAGGAGAAATCATTGTCCCATTTGAAATTTCCCCAGGCCCGTATGCACTTAACAGGCGCCCCTGTAGGTGTGGCTCCGGGCTCGCCAGTCTCCCCTCCCGCCACGCCCCCTTTCTGCAGAGTGCCGCAGCTCTTTTCGGAGGTTTGGGTGGCTCTGAAAAGAGCCGTTAAAAAGATCCTAAACTACTCtgtattcttatttcttcttggCAGCCACTTTCTTGGGTTTGGCCGCCTTGGGCTTGGCTGCCTTGGGCTTCGGGGCTTTGGTCTTGGCCGGACTCTTGGCCGCCTTCTTGGGCTTGGCCGCCTTCGCCTTCTTGGGGCTCTTGGCCACCTTCTTGGTGACGGTGGCCGCGGCGGGCTTCTTGGCCTTCTTCGGGGTCTTCTTGGTGCTCTTCTTGGGGGTGCCGGTCCCCGCTGCCTTCTTGGGCTTCTTGGCCGTCCCCGCCGCCCGCTTGGGCTTGGCCGCGCCCGCCTTCTTGGCCTTGGCCTCCCCGGAGGCCGCCTTCTTGTTGAGCTTGAAGGAGCCCGAGGCGCCGGTGCCCTTGGTCTGCACCAGGGTCCCCTTGCTCACCAGGCTCTTGAGGCCCAGCTTGATGCGGCTGTTGTTCTTCTCCACGTCGTAGCCGGCGGCCGCCAGCGCCTTCTTGAGCGCGGCCAGGGACACGCCGCTGCGCTCCTTGGACGCGGCCACGGCCTTGGTGATGAGCTCGGACACCGGGGGCCCGGACGCCTTGCGCTTGGCTGCGCCGGCGGACTTGCGGGCCTTCTTCTTCACCGGCGTCTTCTCCGCGGGGGCCGGTGCTGGAGGCGCAGCAGGAGCGGTCTCGGACATAGTGGGTTTTGGTTCctgaagatgaaaggaaaaaaataatattaatcgAGTCTCGGAGTTGAGCTGCTTGGTTaggcgtgcgtgtgtgcgtgtgtgtatatatacaacaaGGACGCCGCGCGCTGATTGGCTCCGAGCTCAGTCCTCCAACTTGACAGCAACCTGGTGTCAGCTCTGTCCAGGAATTGTGTTTGTTACAGTTGgggaaagcaaaaaaattaaaatttcctggGGAGGAATCACGCTGATTACACTCTATAGCGAAGTGGGACCCCTCATGCTTTGACATCTTCgtgttttcttcttctagttTTCATCATCTGGGTTTCAGCTCTTTTCAAAAGCCCCTGACACCCTGAGAGATTCACAGGTCAGAGAGACAACttcttgattttcctttaaaatataaattcttcgCTTTGTGCTTTCAATAACTTGCTCTCTAGGGTTATTCTATGCCTTCTTGGCTTCTCATATGTTCAACAGCTGCTTAGTTCTCATCGAGATTTAACCAGAAAATCTGTTTCATATGTAGGGAAATAACACAGGCTCTCTCCCCATTTCTCTACAAGAATGATAGTAAAGGATTCTTGTAAGAACTGCTAATTCTGACAAGAACGGTCATTATTTTGTCCGTAAAACCTTTATCATAGCTGCTAGTAACGATTTGCAGAGTTAGTTTGGGGTTTCTGCATTTAGTATTTGTCTAGAAAAATGGGAAATGCAGCAAGTACGATCCTCCTGACCTGGTTGTTTGGCTTATGTTTGTTTTAGATGATGATAGGAGATTTAGAAGTGGCATAAGAGAAGTTGGGTACCTTTATTAGTTGAAAATATTATCTTATATTGATTTTATTGGTAGAGATCAGTTACTGAAA is a window encoding:
- the LOC140594612 gene encoding histone H2B type 1-M — protein: MPEPTKSAPAPKKGSKKAVTKAQKKDGKKRKRSRKESYSVYVYKVLKQVHPDTGISSKAMGIMNSFVNDIFERIAGEASRLAHYNKRSTITSREIQTAVRLLLPGELAKHAVSEGTKAVTKYTSSK
- the LOC112920442 gene encoding histone H1.3-like, which gives rise to MSETAPAAPPAPAPAEKTPVKKKARKSAGAAKRKASGPPVSELITKAVAASKERSGVSLAALKKALAAAGYDVEKNNSRIKLGLKSLVSKGTLVQTKGTGASGSFKLNKKAASGEAKAKKAGAAKPKRAAGTAKKPKKAAGTGTPKKSTKKTPKKAKKPAAATVTKKVAKSPKKAKAAKPKKAAKSPAKTKAPKPKAAKPKAAKPKKVAAKKK